The Takifugu rubripes chromosome 3, fTakRub1.2, whole genome shotgun sequence genome contains a region encoding:
- the slc26a6.2 gene encoding solute carrier family 26 member 6, with protein MAQRKRMAYNVSRDILDEETLDEIAEKADSNPSLCDKLKKSLRSSGPKAKKRLLGTLPIISWLPRYPFKENALGDLISGISVGIMQLPQGMAYALLASVPPVFGLYSSFYPVLIYFLFGTSKHISIGTYAVMSVMIGSVTERLAPESDFMTFDNMSNSSIVDLVSRDAARVRVAAAVTCLSGLFQVLLGLLQLGFLVTYLSEPLVRGYTTGAAIHVIVSQLKYTFGINPKRHNGPMSLIYTVLEVCYLVPKTNIGTLVVSIVAIICLILTKELNAYLSKKIPVPIPVELLGIVIATVISWQVNLNEQFGVDVVGKIPTGLQAPVVPDFSLFSQVIGDAFALAFVGYGIAISLGRIFALKYGYNVDSNQEFIALGLSNSIGGFFQCFAISCSMSRTMVQESTGGKTQVAGALSAIVILFITLWIGVLFQDLPKAVLAAIIYVNLHGMMKQFLDIPALWRTNKIDMVVWVVTFILTVLLNPDLGLLASLVFSLLTVIFRTQLPQYSRLGQIPNTDIYKPVEDYNQVREVPGIFIFRSSATLYYANAEMYQEALEKKSGFKINKILSAKKKLEAKREKFERKIAKKAAKKKTHEMVEETAKEDIAVIPMDYMPDPSLPRAIILDLSAVNFLDTVGVKTLRRIQSEYGQIGIEVFLACCQTGVVDNLKSGGFFNDKVTKSCLFSTVHDAVLHCQTSGILSPEQENTETYF; from the exons ATGGCACAAAGGAAACGAATGGCCTACAACGTGAGCAGGGACATCCTGGATGAAGAAACACTTGATGAGATCGCAGAAAAGGCAGACTCGAATCCTTCACTGTGCGACAAACTAAAAAAGTCACTCAG GTCCTCTGGACCCAAGGCAAAGAAGCGCCTGCTGGGTACTCTACCTATCATCTCGTGGTTGCCTCGATACCCCTTCAAAGAAAATGCTCTGGGTGACCTCATCTCAGGAATCAGTGTGGGGATCATGCAGCTACCGCAGG GTATGGCCTACGCCCTGCTCGCATCAGTTCCACCCGTCTTTGGCCTTTACTCCTCCTTCTACCCAGTTCTCATCTACTTCCTCTTTGGCACATCCAAACACATCTCTATTG GTACATATGCAGTGATGAGTGTGATGATAGGAAGCGTAACAGAGCGATTAGCCCCAGAGTCTGACTTTATGACGTTTGACAATATGTCCAACTCCAGTATTGTGGACCTGGTGTCCCGCGATGCAGCAAGAGTCCGAGTGGCTGCAGCCGTCACCTGCCTGTCGGGACTGTTTCAG GTCCTTCTCGGTTTACTTCAACTTGGTTTTTTGGTGACCTACTTGTCTGAGCCTCTGGTCCGAGGGTACACAACAGGGGCCGCCATTCATGTCATCGTGTCCCAGCTTAAATACACCTTTGGCATCAACCCAAAGAGACACAATGGGCCTATGTCTCTGATATAT ACTGTGTTGGAGGTGTGTTACCTTGTACCGAAGACAAACATCGGCACTCTTGTGGTCAGCATCGTTGCGATTATCTGTCTCATTCTCACTAAGGAGCTGAATGCATACTTGAGTAAAAAAATACCTGTTCCTATACCTGTGGAGCTGCTTGGT ATTGTCATTGCCACAGTAATCTCCTGGCAAGTTAACTTGAATGAGCAGTTTGGAGTGGATGTTGTGGGGAAGATTCCCACAGG GCTCCAGGCACCCGTCGTCCCTGATTTCTCTCTGTTTAGTCAGGTGATTGGAGACGCCTTTGCTTTGGCCTTTGTTGGCTACGGCATTGCCATTTCACTGGGCCGCATCTTCGCTCTTAAATATGGTTACAATGTGGACAGCAACCAG GAATTCATTGCCTTGGGTCTGAGTAACTCAATTGGAGGGTTTTTCCAGTGCTTCGCCATCAGCTGCTCCATGTCACGCACCATGGTGCAGGAGAGCACAGGAGGGAAGACCCAG GTTGCTGGGGCTCTATCAGCTATagtcatcctcttcatcacgcTTTGGATTGGGGTTCTCTTCCAAGATTTGCCCAAG GCTGTGCTGGCCGCCATCATCTATGTCAACCTCCACGGTATGATGAAGCAATTTCTGGACATCCCTGCACTGTGGAGGACCAACAAGATAGACATG GTGGTCTGGGTTGTGACGTTCATCCTCACTGTGCTGCTCAACCCTGACCTGGGACTGCTGGCATCCCTGGTGTTCTCCTTGCTCACCGTCATCTTCAGGACGCAGCT gCCTCAGTACTCACGGTTAGGACAGATCCCAAACACAGACATCTACAAACCTGTGGAAGACTATAATCAG GTGAGAGAAGTCCCAGGGATTTTCATCTTCCGCTCCTCTGCAACCCTCTACTATGCTAATGCTGAAATGTATCAGGAGGCGCTTGAAAaaaag TCTGGATTTAAAATCAACAAGATCCTGTCTGCAAAGAAAAAACTAGAGGCCAAAAGGGAGAAGTTTGAGAGGAAGATTGCCAAGAAAGCTGCCAAGAAGAAAACCCACGAAATG GTGGAGGAAACAGCGAAAGAGGACATTGCAGTTATTCCGATGGATTATATGCCTGACCCGTCTCTACCGAGAGCCATTATCCTGGACCTGAGCGCAGTCAACTTCCTGGACACTGTAGGAGTGAAGACATTGAGGAGG atccAGAGTGAATACGGGCAGATCGGTATAGAGGTTTTCCTGGCATGCTGCCAAA CTGGCGTAGTGGACAACCTGAAGTCGGGAGGTTTCTTTAATGACAAAGTGACAAAATCCTGCCTCTTCTCCACCGTTCATGACGCAGTTCTGCACTGCCAGACCTCCGGGATACTGAGCCCtgaacag gagaacacagaaaCGTACTTCTGA